The Xenorhabdus doucetiae genome has a window encoding:
- the hisG gene encoding ATP phosphoribosyltransferase: protein MLDKTRLRIAIQKSGRLSDDSRTLLARCGIKINLQQQRLIAFAENMPIDILRVRDDDIPGLVMDGVVDLGIIGENVLEEELLTRRAQGEDPRYLALRRLDFGDCRLSLATPLDCDYTGVECLQDSRIATSYPHLLKRYFDQKGIHFKSCLLNGSVEVAPRAGLADAICDLVSTGATLEANGLREVEVIYRSKACLIQRDGEMPEAKQQLIDKLMLRIQGVIQARESKYIMLHAPSDKLEEIISLLPGAERPTILPLAGAQNRVAMHMVSSETLFWETMEKLKVLGASSILVLPIEKMME from the coding sequence ATGCTAGATAAGACACGCTTACGCATCGCTATTCAAAAATCAGGCCGTCTGAGTGATGACTCCAGAACGTTACTGGCCCGTTGCGGTATCAAAATTAATTTACAGCAACAGCGCCTGATCGCATTTGCTGAAAATATGCCTATCGATATTCTGCGTGTCCGCGACGATGATATTCCGGGCCTTGTGATGGATGGTGTGGTCGATCTGGGCATTATTGGGGAAAACGTCCTTGAGGAAGAATTACTGACTCGTCGGGCACAGGGAGAAGATCCTCGCTATCTGGCATTGCGCCGCCTCGATTTTGGTGATTGCCGGCTTTCCCTGGCAACGCCTTTAGATTGCGATTATACCGGCGTGGAATGCCTGCAAGATTCCCGCATCGCAACCTCATATCCGCATTTATTGAAACGTTATTTCGATCAAAAAGGCATCCACTTCAAATCTTGTCTTCTCAATGGATCAGTTGAAGTTGCTCCCCGTGCTGGGCTTGCAGACGCTATCTGTGATTTAGTGTCAACCGGCGCCACGTTGGAAGCCAATGGCTTGCGGGAAGTTGAAGTGATTTATCGCTCAAAGGCCTGTTTAATCCAACGCGATGGCGAAATGCCGGAAGCCAAGCAACAGCTTATTGACAAATTGATGCTCCGCATCCAAGGCGTTATTCAGGCGCGGGAATCCAAATACATCATGCTACATGCTCCCAGCGACAAACTGGAAGAGATTATATCCCTGCTGCCGGGCGCAGAACGCCCCACTATCTTGCCACTGGCGGGGGCACAAAACCGCGTCGCCATGCACATGGTCAGTAGTGAAACCCTGTTCTGGGAAACCATGGAAAAGCTCAAGGTATTAGGTGCCAGTTCCATTCTGGTTCTGCCCATTGAAAAAATGATGGAGTGA
- the hisL gene encoding his operon leader peptide — MNRIQFNHHHHHHPD, encoded by the coding sequence ATGAACCGTATTCAATTTAACCATCATCATCACCATCATCCTGACTAG
- a CDS encoding SDR family oxidoreductase produces the protein MKKVSIIGLGWLGMPLAQALQRAGMQVVGSKTTSDGVEAACLCGVDCYLLNLVPQIICDADDLDQLMLVDVLVLALPVSGVAGGGKEYVKAVQLIVDTALSYSVPRIIFTSSTSVYGSSVGCLNEDDPLYPETESAKALIELENWLHQLPNTSVDVLRLAGLVGNGRHAGRFLAGKKALKGGESAVNLVHQDDVISAIKLLIQQPEGGHLFNLCAPVHPKRAEFYPSASHQLDLTPPEFLLSESAEIESKLKIDGKVVDGSRICRELGFEYQFPDPGRMPMS, from the coding sequence GTGAAAAAAGTTTCCATTATTGGATTGGGTTGGTTAGGAATGCCATTAGCGCAAGCGCTACAACGTGCAGGAATGCAGGTTGTTGGCAGTAAAACAACATCCGATGGTGTTGAAGCGGCTTGTCTGTGCGGGGTGGATTGTTACCTATTGAACCTGGTGCCTCAGATTATTTGCGATGCAGATGATCTTGATCAACTGATGTTGGTTGATGTGCTGGTTTTAGCATTGCCTGTGAGTGGGGTTGCTGGCGGTGGGAAGGAATATGTCAAAGCAGTGCAACTGATTGTTGATACGGCACTTTCGTATTCAGTTCCACGGATTATTTTTACCAGTTCGACTTCAGTTTATGGTTCGTCCGTGGGTTGTCTTAATGAAGATGATCCACTGTACCCCGAAACAGAATCCGCCAAGGCATTAATTGAGTTGGAAAACTGGCTGCATCAACTGCCTAATACGTCGGTTGATGTCTTACGTTTGGCTGGCTTGGTCGGTAATGGGCGTCATGCAGGGCGTTTTCTTGCAGGAAAAAAAGCACTTAAAGGGGGAGAAAGTGCGGTCAATTTGGTGCATCAAGATGATGTCATTTCTGCCATTAAATTGCTTATTCAACAACCGGAAGGGGGGCATCTTTTTAATTTATGTGCACCAGTACACCCGAAAAGAGCGGAGTTTTATCCGTCAGCCAGTCACCAGCTTGATCTGACCCCGCCAGAATTCTTGCTGTCAGAAAGCGCAGAAATTGAAAGTAAGCTGAAAATTGACGGCAAAGTAGTGGATGGCAGTCGTATCTGTCGGGAACTGGGATTTGAGTATCAGTTCCCCGATCCCGGCAGAATGCCAATGAGTTAA
- a CDS encoding glutathione S-transferase family protein: MLTIWGRKNSSNVKKVLWCLEELNVPYQQVDIGGKFGQLNDPEYLRMNPNAVIPCLQEDDFILWESNTIVRYLAAKFGKDSLYPADLQERASVEKWMDWVGCNLFPPIKQFMISFVRTPEDQRDPQVITQSLAEIEKLLKIVDGTLTNQQYLSGDKLGMADIALAPLAYLWLGVEIERPSLPNLERWYQLLTERPAFQKIVMIEIN; the protein is encoded by the coding sequence ATGTTAACAATCTGGGGCCGTAAAAACTCATCAAACGTGAAAAAAGTGCTTTGGTGTCTGGAAGAGCTCAATGTGCCCTATCAACAAGTTGATATTGGTGGCAAATTTGGCCAACTCAACGATCCTGAATACCTGCGCATGAACCCCAATGCGGTCATTCCTTGTTTGCAAGAAGACGATTTTATTTTATGGGAATCCAACACCATTGTTCGTTATCTTGCGGCGAAATTTGGCAAAGACAGCCTTTACCCGGCTGATCTCCAAGAAAGAGCCAGCGTTGAAAAGTGGATGGATTGGGTCGGTTGCAACCTCTTCCCGCCGATTAAACAATTTATGATTAGCTTTGTCAGAACACCGGAAGATCAGCGTGACCCTCAAGTTATCACCCAATCTTTAGCAGAGATTGAAAAGTTGCTGAAAATTGTCGATGGCACCCTAACCAATCAACAATATCTCTCCGGCGACAAATTGGGTATGGCAGATATCGCCCTGGCTCCGCTGGCCTATTTATGGTTAGGCGTAGAGATAGAGCGCCCGTCTCTGCCAAACCTGGAGCGCTGGTATCAATTATTGACCGAAAGACCGGCTTTCCAAAAAATTGTTATGATAGAAATAAATTAA
- a CDS encoding serine hydrolase, with the protein MKNRRQIAIIKSFTFGLSVFWLASVSVYAMEQPAAPEIDARAYVLMDYASGKILASNNADERLDPASLTKMMTSYVIGQAIKSGKISTEDMVTVGKDAWATGNPVLKGSSLMFLKPGDRVKVIDLNRGIVIQSGNDASIALADYVAGSQDAFVDLMNKYSETLKLTNTHFKTVHGLDAAGQYSTAYDMALLSQAMIRDVPEEYALNKEKEFTFNNIRQPNRNRLLWNQNMNVDGVKTGHTSGAGYNLVASATEGPMRLISVVLGAPSDRVRFSDSEKLLSWGFRFYELATPLQASDTLVTEKVWYGTRPEVALGVEKDAAVIVPRGQAGNLKASFTLDNTSLEAPLTQNQVVGTVNFLLNDKIIDQRPLVVKEAVEESGFFGRTWDFVVKTVIGWFNAIFG; encoded by the coding sequence ATGAAAAACAGACGGCAGATAGCAATAATTAAATCTTTTACTTTTGGCTTGAGTGTTTTCTGGTTGGCGAGCGTCAGTGTATATGCAATGGAGCAACCCGCAGCACCTGAAATTGATGCAAGAGCCTATGTATTGATGGATTATGCCAGTGGAAAAATTCTGGCCTCAAATAACGCAGATGAGCGGTTAGACCCTGCCAGCTTGACGAAAATGATGACCAGTTATGTCATTGGGCAAGCGATCAAGTCAGGGAAAATATCCACAGAAGATATGGTCACCGTTGGCAAAGATGCCTGGGCGACAGGGAATCCCGTACTTAAGGGGTCATCTCTGATGTTTTTGAAACCCGGTGACCGAGTTAAGGTGATTGATCTGAACCGCGGTATTGTCATTCAATCCGGTAATGACGCCAGTATCGCACTGGCAGATTATGTTGCAGGCAGTCAGGATGCCTTCGTTGATTTGATGAACAAGTATTCGGAAACGCTAAAATTAACCAACACTCATTTCAAAACCGTGCATGGTTTGGATGCGGCAGGGCAGTACAGTACCGCCTATGATATGGCTCTTTTGAGTCAGGCTATGATCCGTGATGTGCCGGAAGAATATGCGCTGAATAAAGAAAAAGAATTCACCTTTAACAACATCCGCCAGCCTAATCGCAACCGCTTGTTATGGAATCAAAACATGAATGTGGATGGTGTCAAAACCGGACATACCAGTGGTGCCGGCTACAACCTTGTTGCATCAGCAACTGAGGGGCCAATGCGTCTGATTTCCGTGGTATTGGGCGCTCCCAGTGATCGTGTACGTTTTTCTGACAGTGAAAAACTGTTGTCATGGGGATTTCGTTTTTATGAATTGGCGACACCATTGCAGGCCAGTGATACGTTGGTGACGGAAAAAGTCTGGTACGGAACGCGTCCAGAAGTCGCATTGGGGGTAGAAAAAGATGCGGCGGTGATCGTTCCCCGTGGGCAAGCAGGAAATTTGAAAGCGAGCTTTACGCTGGATAATACCTCACTTGAAGCACCATTGACTCAGAACCAAGTGGTGGGCACGGTGAATTTTCTGCTGAATGATAAAATTATTGATCAGCGCCCGTTGGTTGTTAAAGAGGCAGTAGAAGAAAGTGGTTTCTTTGGGCGTACATGGGATTTCGTTGTAAAGACGGTTATCGGTTGGTTTAACGCGATTTTTGGTTAG
- a CDS encoding HAAAP family serine/threonine permease — protein MDTSQAGSIASSASSKSDYTTWRKSDTVWMLGLYGTAIGAGVLFLPINAGIGGLIPLIIMAILALPMTFFAHRGMCRFVLSGKGNGEDITGVVEEHFGKFAGFLITILYFFAIYPILLVYSVALTNTVESFIVHQLQIDAPPRALLALVLLLGVMSIIRFGEKAIVKAMSVLVFPFVTVLMLLALYLIPHWNTTIFDTLSQDSTLSSTSNSGLLFTLWLAIPVMVFSFNHSPIISAFAVAKREEYGEHAEKKCSRILAYAHIMMVLTVMFFVFSCVLSLSPENLAEAKAQNITILSYLANHFRVPTIEYIAPFIAFIAITKSFLGHYLGAREGFNGIINKAMMNTKGKTIQHKTLNRITSLFMLISAWIVATLNPSILNIIESLGGPIIAMILFIMPMYAIKKVPAMRKYAGKPSNIFVVITGSIAISAAIYSVM, from the coding sequence ATGGACACATCTCAAGCAGGTTCGATCGCATCCTCTGCTTCCAGCAAAAGCGATTACACTACCTGGCGTAAATCAGACACTGTATGGATGCTGGGGTTATACGGCACAGCGATTGGGGCCGGTGTTTTATTTCTTCCCATCAATGCCGGTATTGGTGGTTTAATTCCACTGATTATCATGGCAATCCTTGCTCTTCCGATGACATTTTTTGCCCATCGTGGAATGTGCCGTTTTGTTTTATCCGGTAAAGGCAACGGTGAAGATATCACCGGCGTGGTAGAAGAACATTTTGGTAAATTTGCAGGTTTTCTGATCACCATCCTCTACTTCTTTGCCATTTATCCTATCCTGCTCGTGTACAGCGTTGCGCTGACCAATACGGTAGAGAGTTTTATTGTCCACCAGCTACAAATAGATGCCCCACCACGCGCATTGCTGGCGCTGGTATTGCTGCTTGGTGTGATGAGCATTATCCGTTTCGGCGAGAAAGCCATTGTTAAGGCCATGAGTGTATTGGTGTTCCCATTCGTCACCGTTTTGATGCTGTTGGCTCTGTATTTAATCCCTCACTGGAACACCACCATTTTTGATACCCTGTCGCAGGACAGTACCCTATCTTCTACAAGCAATAGCGGCCTGCTATTTACCCTGTGGCTGGCGATCCCTGTGATGGTTTTCTCTTTTAACCATTCTCCAATCATCTCAGCCTTCGCCGTTGCAAAACGTGAAGAATACGGTGAGCACGCAGAGAAAAAATGTTCACGCATTTTGGCTTATGCCCACATTATGATGGTGCTGACAGTCATGTTCTTTGTTTTCAGTTGCGTACTGAGCTTGTCACCGGAAAACCTGGCAGAAGCCAAAGCGCAGAACATCACTATCCTGTCCTATCTGGCTAACCACTTCCGTGTACCCACTATTGAGTATATTGCTCCCTTCATCGCTTTTATTGCGATTACCAAATCTTTCCTCGGCCACTATCTTGGCGCCCGTGAAGGCTTCAACGGCATTATCAACAAGGCAATGATGAACACCAAGGGAAAAACCATTCAGCATAAAACGCTGAATCGTATCACTAGCCTCTTTATGCTGATCAGTGCCTGGATCGTTGCGACGCTTAACCCAAGTATCCTGAATATCATTGAATCACTGGGTGGACCAATTATTGCGATGATCTTGTTTATCATGCCAATGTACGCCATCAAAAAAGTGCCGGCTATGCGCAAATATGCAGGTAAACCAAGCAATATTTTTGTTGTGATAACCGGATCAATTGCTATTTCAGCGGCGATTTACTCCGTCATGTAA
- the ybjG gene encoding undecaprenyl-diphosphate phosphatase produces the protein MLEQLNHNLFTFINATPDSPPAMISLAIFIAKYCVFIYPVTLAICWLWGREKAITSQRRVVSKSCIAFAFGIATSYIIGVIVPHARPFVEGFGHNFLYHSPTESFPSNHGTAVFTFALAFIFWHRIWSGLCLMAIACAIAWSRVYVGVHWPIDMVGAFLVSLLACAFSQIFWSQYGEYLQSKLTRLYQFCCAFFIKKGWVKN, from the coding sequence TTGCTAGAACAACTTAACCACAATCTGTTTACCTTTATCAATGCAACCCCAGATTCCCCGCCAGCAATGATCTCGCTTGCCATCTTTATAGCGAAATATTGCGTATTTATTTACCCTGTTACTCTGGCTATCTGCTGGCTTTGGGGAAGGGAAAAAGCCATCACATCACAACGCAGGGTTGTCAGTAAATCTTGCATTGCTTTTGCCTTTGGCATAGCGACATCCTATATCATCGGCGTCATTGTTCCACATGCCCGACCATTTGTTGAAGGTTTTGGCCATAACTTTCTTTATCACTCTCCCACGGAATCTTTTCCCAGTAACCACGGTACGGCAGTCTTTACTTTCGCTCTGGCATTTATATTTTGGCACCGGATTTGGTCAGGTTTATGCCTAATGGCTATCGCCTGTGCCATTGCCTGGTCCCGTGTCTATGTGGGCGTTCACTGGCCAATCGATATGGTTGGTGCATTTTTAGTCAGCCTGTTAGCATGTGCTTTTTCCCAAATATTTTGGAGCCAATATGGAGAGTATTTGCAAAGCAAACTAACCCGGCTTTACCAATTCTGCTGCGCGTTTTTTATCAAAAAAGGGTGGGTAAAAAATTAA
- a CDS encoding GrxA family glutaredoxin — MYTVIFGRPGCPYCVRAKELAEKLKAERDDFDYRYVDIWAENITKNDLSKTVGKPVETVPQIFIDEKHIGGCTDFEAYAKENLGLYK, encoded by the coding sequence ATGTACACTGTCATTTTTGGTCGCCCAGGTTGCCCATACTGCGTTCGCGCCAAAGAACTCGCTGAAAAATTAAAAGCAGAGCGCGACGATTTTGACTATCGTTATGTCGATATCTGGGCTGAAAACATCACCAAAAACGACTTATCAAAAACGGTGGGCAAGCCTGTTGAAACCGTTCCTCAAATCTTCATTGACGAGAAACATATCGGTGGCTGCACAGATTTTGAAGCTTATGCTAAAGAAAATCTGGGACTCTACAAATAA
- a CDS encoding YbjC family protein: MKMNPSKEMRSLADMPKLVILLEILGIGLLILAYLSITDSIILSPLLMTAEAHIAMILLGIGCLIPAAIHIIWRAVYNLSFLGIDHKKADKNHQIVTDDEKNKIG, from the coding sequence ATGAAAATGAACCCATCAAAAGAGATGCGCTCATTGGCTGACATGCCTAAGTTAGTTATTTTATTGGAAATATTGGGAATAGGTCTGTTGATTCTGGCTTACCTGTCGATAACCGATAGCATAATTCTATCACCTTTACTAATGACGGCAGAAGCACACATTGCTATGATTTTATTGGGCATAGGTTGCTTGATACCGGCAGCTATCCATATTATCTGGCGTGCGGTCTATAATCTTTCCTTTTTGGGTATTGATCATAAGAAAGCGGATAAAAACCATCAGATTGTCACTGATGATGAAAAAAACAAAATAGGTTAA
- a CDS encoding type III secretion system chaperone family protein, which produces MDSMVIPDLSILCTWLERLKISYFENDSGSVLHLPHMQNIDGLFDAKIDLLGDVVLFSALAEVRPTAIIPLVANLSQINACSLTVKAFLDVQDENLPKLIVCQAFPVAAGMTFEQFSNFMQQGEEQIANVIFEIHSNNLLYVNHDMESEMEVDVEDEESLASTKTSTFTLH; this is translated from the coding sequence ATGGATTCTATGGTTATTCCCGATTTGTCAATTTTGTGCACGTGGCTTGAACGGCTTAAGATCTCTTATTTTGAGAATGATTCAGGCTCAGTCTTGCATTTGCCTCATATGCAGAATATTGATGGCCTGTTTGATGCCAAGATTGATCTATTGGGTGATGTAGTCTTGTTTTCTGCTTTAGCCGAAGTCAGGCCAACAGCAATAATTCCATTAGTTGCTAATTTGAGTCAGATTAATGCCTGTTCCCTTACTGTGAAGGCATTTCTTGATGTTCAGGATGAAAACTTGCCTAAGTTGATTGTTTGTCAGGCATTCCCTGTCGCTGCTGGAATGACTTTCGAACAATTTTCCAATTTTATGCAGCAGGGTGAAGAACAAATTGCCAATGTGATTTTTGAAATTCACAGCAATAATCTTCTCTATGTCAATCATGATATGGAAAGTGAGATGGAAGTGGACGTTGAGGATGAAGAATCATTGGCTTCGACGAAAACATCAACATTTACCTTGCACTAA
- the rlmC gene encoding 23S rRNA (uracil(747)-C(5))-methyltransferase RlmC, protein MQCAQYTAGHCHSCQWLDKSYSQQLSDKQQHLKQLLQEESVVHWLSPVTSETSEFRNKAKMVVSGSVERPLLGMLHRDGRTVDLCDCPLYPEYFQAVFAVIKTFIAKAGLVPYNVERKRGELKHILLTESRANGEIMLRFVLRSETKLAQLERALPWLKEQLPQATVISANIQPIHMAILEGEKEIIFTDRLMLKEIFNGIPLYIRPRSFFQTNPNVASALYATAGRWVRELNISSMWDLFCGAGGFGLHCADKKTRLTGIEICAEAISCAKNSAKSLGLEQVDFQALDSTHFALDKSQIPELVLVNPPRRGIGKALCEYLSRMAPKFVLYSSCNAQTMAKDITMLKQYRIEKVQLFDMFPHTEHYETLALLVLDVN, encoded by the coding sequence ATGCAATGTGCGCAGTATACCGCGGGGCATTGTCACTCCTGTCAGTGGCTCGATAAGTCCTATTCACAGCAATTATCTGATAAACAACAACATTTAAAGCAACTTTTACAGGAAGAATCAGTAGTACATTGGCTGTCGCCAGTTACCAGCGAAACAAGTGAGTTTCGTAATAAAGCCAAGATGGTCGTCAGTGGCAGTGTTGAGCGTCCATTGCTTGGTATGTTGCATCGTGATGGCAGAACGGTGGATCTTTGCGATTGTCCGCTGTATCCAGAATATTTTCAGGCAGTATTTGCCGTCATCAAAACATTTATCGCCAAAGCTGGCTTAGTTCCGTACAACGTGGAACGCAAGAGAGGAGAATTAAAACATATTCTTCTGACAGAAAGTCGTGCTAATGGTGAAATCATGCTGCGCTTTGTCTTGCGTTCAGAAACAAAACTGGCTCAACTGGAGCGGGCTTTGCCTTGGTTAAAGGAACAGTTACCACAAGCAACCGTGATTTCCGCTAATATTCAACCAATCCATATGGCGATTCTGGAAGGTGAGAAGGAAATCATTTTTACTGACCGTCTGATGTTGAAGGAAATTTTTAACGGCATTCCACTGTATATTCGTCCGCGTAGTTTTTTCCAGACGAATCCGAATGTTGCCTCAGCGTTGTATGCAACCGCAGGGCGTTGGGTCAGGGAATTGAATATTAGCAGTATGTGGGATCTGTTTTGTGGTGCGGGTGGTTTTGGTCTGCATTGTGCCGATAAAAAGACCCGATTAACAGGGATTGAGATCTGTGCAGAAGCGATTAGCTGTGCGAAAAATTCTGCCAAAAGCCTTGGGTTGGAGCAGGTAGACTTTCAGGCGCTGGATTCTACCCATTTTGCCCTTGATAAATCACAAATACCGGAGTTAGTCCTGGTCAATCCTCCTCGTAGAGGGATTGGTAAAGCGCTTTGTGAATACCTTAGCCGGATGGCGCCTAAATTTGTTCTCTATTCGAGTTGCAATGCTCAGACGATGGCGAAAGATATCACGATGCTTAAACAATATCGAATAGAAAAAGTGCAGTTATTCGATATGTTCCCTCATACCGAACATTATGAAACATTGGCACTGTTAGTTCTTGACGTAAATTAA
- the artM gene encoding arginine ABC transporter permease ArtM, whose product MFEYIKEILPGLQTSLSLTFSALLIAFLLSIVLSMILAMRLPVLSQLVRGYITLFTGTPLLVQFFLIYYGPGQFPSLKEYPWIWQLMSEPWLCAMVTLALNSAAYSTQLFFGAVKAIPAGQWQSCQALGMSNAHSMRILLPYAFKRALSSYSNEVVLIFKSTSLASTITLLDIMGYSQLQFGRSYDVTVFVAAGIIYLCINGLLTLLMRIIERRALLFEHRN is encoded by the coding sequence ATGTTTGAATATATCAAGGAAATTTTACCCGGCTTGCAAACCAGCCTTAGTTTGACTTTCTCAGCACTGCTGATTGCATTCTTACTATCCATTGTCTTGAGCATGATCCTGGCAATGAGATTACCGGTGCTTTCTCAGTTAGTAAGAGGCTATATCACGCTATTTACCGGAACCCCGCTCCTTGTCCAGTTTTTTTTAATTTACTATGGGCCGGGTCAATTTCCGTCGCTCAAAGAATATCCGTGGATTTGGCAACTGATGTCAGAGCCGTGGCTATGTGCAATGGTGACATTGGCATTGAATAGTGCCGCTTACTCAACCCAGCTATTTTTCGGGGCTGTCAAAGCCATTCCGGCGGGGCAATGGCAATCCTGCCAGGCTCTCGGTATGTCCAACGCGCATTCTATGCGCATTCTGTTACCTTACGCTTTTAAGCGAGCACTCTCTTCCTACTCCAATGAAGTTGTGCTGATTTTCAAGAGTACGTCACTGGCCAGTACCATCACCTTATTAGACATCATGGGATATAGCCAACTCCAATTCGGGCGCAGTTATGATGTCACCGTATTTGTTGCCGCGGGTATTATTTATCTCTGCATTAATGGCCTGTTGACACTGCTGATGCGTATAATTGAACGGCGAGCCTTATTATTTGAACATCGCAATTAA
- the artQ gene encoding arginine ABC transporter permease ArtQ, with translation MNELQSLISAAGMTVGLAISSLVIGLVLAMLFAAWESIRWKPIAFLGSCWVTLIRGLPEILVVLFIYFGSSQLLITLSEGFDINLIVWHLRIQMEIDNFDVSPFLCGVIALSLLYSAYASQTLRGALKAVPIGQWEAGQALGLSQRRIFFRLIMPQMWRHALPGLGNQWLVLLKDTALVSLISVNDLMLQTKSIATRTQEPFTWYMIVAVIYLIITLISQFILKQIEMRTTHFERSAS, from the coding sequence ATGAATGAACTTCAATCTTTAATCAGTGCCGCCGGAATGACCGTCGGCCTTGCCATCTCTTCGCTTGTCATCGGTTTAGTTTTGGCAATGCTTTTTGCTGCCTGGGAATCTATTCGCTGGAAACCCATCGCTTTTTTAGGCTCCTGCTGGGTTACCTTGATCCGAGGATTACCTGAAATTTTAGTTGTTCTCTTCATCTATTTTGGCAGTTCACAACTGCTGATTACGCTGTCAGAAGGTTTTGATATCAATCTTATCGTCTGGCATCTTAGGATACAGATGGAAATTGACAACTTTGATGTCAGCCCTTTTCTGTGTGGCGTGATTGCCTTGTCTTTGCTCTATTCTGCTTATGCTTCACAAACGCTGCGGGGAGCATTAAAAGCGGTTCCAATCGGGCAGTGGGAAGCGGGTCAGGCGCTGGGGTTAAGTCAACGCCGCATCTTTTTTCGCCTGATCATGCCGCAAATGTGGCGCCATGCCCTGCCGGGGCTGGGTAATCAATGGCTGGTTTTACTGAAAGATACTGCCTTGGTTTCATTAATCAGCGTGAATGATCTGATGTTACAAACAAAAAGTATCGCAACCCGAACTCAGGAACCGTTCACATGGTATATGATTGTTGCTGTAATCTATTTGATCATTACCCTGATCAGCCAGTTTATTCTCAAACAGATTGAAATGCGCACCACCCATTTTGAACGGAGTGCTTCATGA
- the artJ gene encoding arginine ABC transporter substrate-binding protein, with protein sequence MKKLLFAALLSAVTLSATAAEKAALRFATEATYPPFEFIDANNKIQGFDVDLADAICAKLNTECTFTNQAFDSLIPSLKFRRFDALMAGIDITPDRQKQVDFTQAYYDNSAIFIAIKGKFAHIADLKGKQVGIQNGTTHQKYLMEQHKELKTVPYDSYQNAILDLKNGRIDAVFGDTAVVNEWLKKNKELSTVGDKVTDKNYFGIGLGIAVRKGNTELLDKLNKTLAEIKQDGTYDTIYKKWFKQ encoded by the coding sequence ATGAAAAAATTATTGTTTGCAGCCTTGTTAAGTGCCGTGACCTTATCCGCAACCGCAGCAGAGAAAGCCGCTCTCCGTTTCGCGACAGAAGCAACTTATCCGCCATTTGAATTTATTGATGCAAACAATAAGATTCAAGGATTCGACGTCGATTTAGCAGATGCGATATGTGCAAAACTCAACACAGAGTGTACATTTACCAATCAGGCTTTCGACAGCCTCATTCCCAGCCTAAAATTTCGCCGTTTTGATGCCTTGATGGCAGGCATTGACATTACTCCAGACCGCCAAAAACAAGTTGATTTCACCCAAGCCTATTATGATAACTCGGCTATTTTCATTGCCATCAAAGGGAAATTTGCTCACATTGCCGATCTCAAAGGTAAACAAGTGGGTATCCAGAATGGCACAACACACCAGAAGTATTTGATGGAGCAACATAAAGAGCTTAAAACCGTACCTTATGACAGCTACCAAAATGCCATCCTTGATTTAAAAAATGGTCGTATTGATGCGGTGTTTGGTGATACTGCCGTTGTCAATGAATGGCTGAAAAAGAATAAAGAATTAAGCACGGTGGGTGATAAAGTGACAGACAAAAACTACTTTGGCATCGGTTTAGGCATTGCCGTTCGCAAAGGCAATACTGAGTTACTGGATAAATTAAACAAAACACTGGCGGAAATTAAACAAGACGGCACTTACGACACCATCTACAAAAAATGGTTTAAACAATAA